A single genomic interval of Antarcticibacterium arcticum harbors:
- a CDS encoding ATP-dependent helicase: protein MESYLAELNDAQRAPVLQKDGAMIVIAGAGSGKTRVLTYRIAYLMSKGVDPFNILALTFTNKAAREMKKRIASIVGNSEAKNLWMGTFHSIFAKMLRFEADKLGYPSNFTIYDTQDSQRLISAIIKEMALDKDVYKYKQVYSRISSYKNSLITVKAYFANPELMEADAMSKKPRLGEIYKNYVDRCFKAGAMDFDDLLLKTNELLNRFPDVLHKYQNRFRYILVDEYQDTNHSQYLIVKALSDKFQNICVVGDDAQSIYAFRGANINNILNFQKDYENVQMYRLEQNYRSTRNIVNAANSIIEKNKTKLDKVVWTANDDGTKIVVNRLLNDGEEGRFVASSIFENKMQNQLNNGDFAILYRTNAQSRAMEDALRKREIPYRIYGGLSFYQRKEIKDVLSYLRLLVNPNDEEALKRVINYPARGIGQTTIDKLTILANQYGRSIFEVIENIDQLNIKINSGTRNKLSNFVNMIKSFTILNENADAFTVADTVARKTGLIQELKKDGTPEGVARIENIEELMNGIKDFVEGQKELADATGSLTEFLEDVALATDMDKDTGDDDRVALMTIHLAKGLEFPFVYIVGMEEDLFPSAMSMNTRSELEEERRLFYVALTRAEKQAYLTYTQSRYRWGKLIDAEPSRFIEEIESQFLDYMVPQDDYKYKPLIDTDIFGEVDKSSLRQTKPRSGSPPPAHKPSEEQLRKLRKLRPATSVPTNISHTDGIKLEEGNEVEHIRFGKGVVLKIDGVGQDKKAEIDFQNGGIKKLLLRFAKLKLLS, encoded by the coding sequence TTGGAATCTTATTTAGCTGAATTAAATGATGCCCAGCGGGCGCCTGTTCTTCAAAAGGATGGAGCAATGATTGTGATTGCGGGAGCGGGGTCTGGCAAAACGCGGGTGCTTACCTACCGTATCGCATATCTTATGAGCAAGGGGGTAGATCCCTTTAATATACTCGCGCTTACTTTTACCAACAAGGCTGCCCGCGAAATGAAAAAGCGTATTGCCAGTATTGTGGGCAACAGTGAAGCAAAGAATTTGTGGATGGGAACTTTCCATTCAATTTTTGCGAAAATGCTGCGATTTGAAGCCGATAAACTTGGGTACCCATCCAATTTCACCATTTATGATACCCAGGATTCCCAAAGGCTTATTTCGGCAATTATAAAAGAAATGGCGTTGGATAAGGATGTTTATAAATATAAGCAGGTCTATTCCCGTATCTCTTCATACAAGAACAGTCTTATTACGGTGAAAGCGTATTTTGCCAATCCTGAATTAATGGAGGCAGACGCTATGTCTAAAAAGCCCAGGCTGGGTGAGATCTATAAAAATTATGTTGACCGCTGTTTTAAAGCCGGTGCGATGGATTTTGATGACCTGCTTCTTAAAACCAATGAACTTCTCAACAGGTTTCCAGATGTGCTGCATAAATACCAGAACCGTTTCCGGTATATCCTGGTAGATGAGTACCAGGATACCAATCATTCCCAATATTTGATTGTGAAAGCCCTTTCAGATAAATTCCAGAACATATGCGTAGTGGGAGATGATGCTCAGAGTATTTACGCTTTCCGCGGAGCTAATATTAATAATATTCTGAATTTCCAGAAAGATTATGAGAATGTACAAATGTACAGGCTGGAACAAAATTATCGCTCAACCCGAAATATTGTAAACGCAGCCAATTCCATAATAGAAAAAAATAAGACCAAACTGGACAAGGTAGTTTGGACCGCGAATGATGACGGGACAAAAATTGTGGTTAACCGGCTGCTGAATGATGGGGAAGAAGGAAGATTTGTGGCCAGTTCCATTTTTGAGAACAAAATGCAGAATCAGTTGAACAATGGGGATTTTGCGATTTTGTACAGGACCAATGCGCAAAGCCGTGCCATGGAAGATGCACTTCGAAAAAGGGAGATCCCGTACAGGATCTATGGCGGACTTTCATTTTACCAGCGAAAAGAGATAAAGGATGTACTTTCCTATTTGAGATTGCTTGTAAATCCCAATGACGAGGAAGCCCTGAAACGGGTGATCAATTACCCGGCAAGAGGTATTGGGCAAACCACTATAGACAAGCTTACCATTCTTGCAAATCAATACGGACGGTCCATTTTTGAGGTGATTGAAAATATAGATCAGCTAAATATCAAGATCAATTCAGGTACCAGGAACAAGCTTTCCAATTTCGTGAATATGATCAAGAGCTTCACCATATTGAATGAAAATGCCGATGCTTTTACGGTTGCCGATACCGTTGCCCGGAAAACAGGGCTCATCCAGGAACTTAAAAAGGACGGTACGCCTGAAGGGGTTGCGAGAATTGAGAATATAGAGGAGTTGATGAACGGGATCAAGGATTTTGTGGAAGGGCAGAAAGAACTGGCAGATGCTACCGGTTCCCTAACCGAATTCCTGGAAGATGTAGCCCTTGCAACAGATATGGATAAGGATACCGGAGATGATGACCGGGTTGCACTTATGACCATTCACCTTGCCAAGGGATTGGAATTTCCGTTTGTTTATATAGTAGGGATGGAGGAAGATCTTTTTCCTTCGGCTATGAGTATGAATACCCGTTCTGAACTTGAGGAGGAAAGACGCTTGTTTTATGTGGCGCTCACCCGCGCTGAAAAACAGGCATATCTTACCTACACCCAGTCCCGTTACCGTTGGGGGAAACTTATTGATGCAGAGCCAAGCCGGTTTATTGAAGAGATAGAGTCTCAGTTCCTTGATTATATGGTGCCGCAGGATGATTATAAATACAAACCGCTAATAGATACAGATATTTTTGGAGAGGTAGACAAAAGCAGCCTGCGCCAAACCAAACCCAGATCCGGTTCCCCGCCACCGGCCCACAAACCAAGTGAGGAGCAGTTAAGAAAGCTTAGAAAACTTAGGCCTGCAACGTCGGTGCCTACCAATATTTCTCATACAGATGGTATTAAACTGGAGGAGGGCAATGAAGTTGAACATATAAGATTTGGTAAAGGGGTAGTTTTAAAGATAGACGGAGTAGGCCAGGATAAAAAAGCTGAGATAGATTTTCAAAATGGCGGAATAAAAAAATTATTACTTCGGTTTGCCAAGTTAAAATTACTTTCTTAA
- a CDS encoding L-threonylcarbamoyladenylate synthase, with protein MADLIRIYEENPNQKDIKKVVDVLRNGGLIIYPTDTVYGLGCDITNTQALERIAQIKGVKLDKANFSFICEDLSNLSDYVKQIDTQTFKILKRSLPGPYTFILPGNNNLPSVFKKKKTVGIRVPNNNICKAIVSQLGNPIVSTSIRDEDEVIEYTTDPELILEKWDKLVDIVIDGGYGDNIPSTVIDLTTSTPEVIRQGKGSIEIM; from the coding sequence ATGGCAGACTTAATTAGAATTTATGAAGAGAACCCCAACCAAAAGGATATTAAGAAAGTAGTTGATGTCCTTCGCAACGGCGGTTTGATAATTTACCCCACAGATACAGTTTATGGCCTTGGTTGTGACATAACAAATACCCAGGCCCTGGAGAGGATAGCACAGATCAAAGGAGTGAAATTGGATAAAGCCAATTTCTCCTTCATTTGTGAAGACCTGAGCAATCTTTCAGATTATGTAAAGCAAATAGATACACAAACCTTTAAAATCTTAAAGCGGAGTCTCCCAGGTCCATACACGTTTATTTTACCCGGGAACAATAATTTGCCTTCGGTGTTTAAAAAGAAGAAAACCGTGGGGATAAGAGTGCCTAATAATAATATTTGTAAGGCCATTGTAAGTCAATTAGGAAACCCTATTGTTTCTACTTCAATAAGAGATGAAGATGAGGTAATTGAATATACCACAGACCCTGAACTTATTCTTGAGAAATGGGATAAACTGGTAGATATAGTAATTGATGGGGGATATGGAGATAACATTCCTTCCACTGTTATTGACCTTACCACCAGTACGCCCGAGGTTATCCGGCAGGGTAAAGGAAGCATTGAGATTATGTAA
- a CDS encoding DsrE family protein, with protein sequence MIKNLQLLCFLGFLIIFSEGFAQEQTASEKPIANFGPTYPIENPDYKTSLSEEYKVVFDVSKPAENPAEVNKYVETVARFLNMHVEAGKPLNSMKVYLIMHGGAAQTLLKNEHYKEIFKTDNPNIPLFEALREQGVEILLCGQTSFARNISEERRIPETKISLSAMTALIQLQNEGYRLIQF encoded by the coding sequence ATGATTAAAAATCTGCAATTGCTATGTTTTCTTGGGTTTCTTATTATTTTTTCTGAAGGTTTTGCTCAGGAACAAACTGCTTCCGAAAAACCTATTGCCAATTTTGGACCTACCTATCCTATTGAAAACCCGGATTATAAAACTTCACTTTCTGAAGAATACAAAGTGGTGTTTGACGTGAGCAAGCCAGCTGAAAATCCTGCTGAAGTGAATAAATATGTGGAGACTGTAGCCAGGTTTTTAAATATGCACGTAGAAGCGGGAAAACCTCTTAATTCTATGAAGGTGTATTTGATTATGCACGGGGGTGCCGCGCAAACGCTACTTAAAAATGAGCACTACAAAGAAATTTTCAAAACCGATAATCCAAATATTCCCCTTTTTGAAGCTTTAAGGGAACAGGGGGTTGAAATTCTTTTATGCGGACAAACATCTTTCGCCAGAAATATTTCTGAAGAAAGAAGGATCCCCGAGACCAAAATTTCCCTTTCGGCAATGACGGCTTTAATCCAACTGCAAAATGAGGGTTACAGGCTTATCCAATTCTAA
- a CDS encoding OmpA/MotB family protein, giving the protein MKKIMLLSATAAILLSSCVSQKKYAELEAQHKETRDQLNTATVKLNSCLDERENMNSQIRTLNNQNAALLNNVGDLATLSKKEAENLSRSLESIKEKDMKIQRMQDALTKKDSVTLALVTSLKGVLGNMSDEDITINVEKGVVYVSISDKLLFQSGKWAITNRAKEVLGKVATVVKNRPDIEFMVEGHTDDKGIKTAIIEDNWDLSVKRATSVVRMLQNDFGVPPERMTAAGRSYYVPVASNATEEGRSQNRRTRIVILPKIDQFYNLIEEGMESAK; this is encoded by the coding sequence ATGAAAAAAATCATGCTTTTATCGGCGACAGCGGCAATTTTGCTTTCTTCATGTGTTTCACAGAAGAAATATGCCGAACTTGAAGCTCAACACAAGGAAACCAGAGACCAGTTAAACACTGCAACTGTAAAACTTAATTCATGTCTTGACGAAAGAGAGAATATGAATTCTCAAATTCGAACTTTGAACAACCAGAATGCTGCTTTACTTAATAACGTAGGTGATCTTGCCACGCTATCTAAAAAAGAGGCAGAAAACCTTTCAAGATCTCTTGAGAGCATTAAAGAAAAGGATATGAAGATCCAGCGTATGCAGGATGCTCTTACCAAAAAAGATTCTGTAACCCTTGCTTTGGTTACAAGTCTTAAAGGTGTTCTTGGAAACATGAGTGATGAAGATATTACCATCAATGTTGAAAAAGGAGTTGTTTACGTATCTATTTCAGATAAATTATTATTCCAGAGCGGAAAATGGGCCATTACCAACCGTGCTAAAGAAGTACTTGGAAAAGTTGCCACTGTAGTTAAAAACAGACCTGATATCGAATTTATGGTAGAAGGACATACAGATGACAAAGGCATCAAAACTGCTATTATCGAGGATAACTGGGATCTAAGTGTGAAGCGTGCTACCTCTGTAGTTCGTATGCTTCAAAATGACTTTGGTGTTCCACCAGAAAGAATGACTGCAGCAGGAAGAAGTTACTACGTTCCTGTGGCTTCAAACGCTACTGAAGAAGGTCGTTCTCAAAACAGAAGAACCAGAATCGTTATTTTGCCTAAAATTGACCAGTTCTATAACCTTATTGAAGAAGGTATGGAATCTGCAAAATAA